A stretch of Arthrobacter sunyaminii DNA encodes these proteins:
- the msrA gene encoding peptide-methionine (S)-S-oxide reductase MsrA has translation MKTYVLGGGCFWCLDALYQKTRGVTDVVSGYTGGHTAHPDYDSVCSGTTGHAEVVAVTFDEDIIDGEVILDMFFISHDPTTLNRQGYDVGTQYRSSMFYTSEAEREEFEKARDRAQEHWDNPIVTEIVPLPRFHVAEDYHQDFYAKHPEQGYCQVIINPKLAKARKYYAEWLDN, from the coding sequence ATGAAGACCTATGTACTTGGCGGAGGCTGCTTTTGGTGCCTCGACGCCCTTTACCAGAAGACCCGCGGTGTCACCGACGTCGTTTCCGGCTACACCGGCGGGCACACCGCCCATCCGGACTATGACAGCGTCTGCTCCGGCACCACCGGACACGCGGAAGTGGTGGCGGTGACCTTTGACGAGGACATCATTGACGGTGAAGTGATCCTTGACATGTTTTTCATTTCACATGACCCCACCACGCTGAACCGGCAGGGGTACGACGTCGGCACCCAGTACCGGTCCTCGATGTTCTACACCAGCGAGGCTGAGCGCGAGGAGTTCGAGAAGGCACGCGACCGGGCACAGGAGCACTGGGACAATCCGATCGTGACGGAGATCGTCCCGCTGCCCCGCTTCCACGTGGCGGAGGATTACCATCAGGACTTCTACGCCAAACACCCCGAACAGGGCTACTGCCAGGTCATCATCAATCCGAAGCTGGCCAAGGCGCGGAAATATTACGCTGAATGGCTTGACAACTGA
- the cysK gene encoding cysteine synthase A, whose protein sequence is MARIYDDVTQLVGGTPLVRLNRLTEGLDAEVAVKLEFYNPANSVKDRIGVAIVDAAEKAGALKPGGTIVEGTSGNTGIALAMVGAARGYKVILTMPETMSTERRVMLRAYGAEIVLTPGSEGMRGAVDKAKEIVATTENAIWAQQFANAANPEVHRQTTAEEIWEDTDGKVDIFVAGVGTGGTITGVGQVLKKRKPGVQIVAVEPKDSAILNGGSPGPHKIQGLGANFVPEVLDTDIYDEVIDASVEDSVATARALGAKEGILGGISSGAIVWAALELAKRPENAGKLIVAVVCDFGERYISTVLYDDIRG, encoded by the coding sequence ATGGCACGGATTTACGACGACGTCACCCAGCTGGTAGGCGGTACCCCGCTGGTCCGGCTCAACCGCCTGACCGAGGGCCTTGACGCCGAGGTGGCGGTCAAGCTCGAGTTCTACAACCCGGCCAACAGCGTGAAGGACCGGATTGGTGTGGCCATTGTGGACGCCGCCGAGAAGGCCGGCGCCCTCAAGCCCGGCGGAACGATCGTCGAAGGCACTTCCGGCAACACCGGCATCGCCCTGGCCATGGTGGGCGCCGCCCGCGGCTACAAGGTCATCCTGACCATGCCCGAGACCATGTCCACCGAGCGTCGCGTCATGCTTCGTGCGTACGGTGCCGAGATTGTCCTGACGCCCGGCTCCGAGGGAATGCGCGGCGCCGTGGATAAGGCCAAGGAGATCGTGGCCACCACCGAGAACGCCATCTGGGCCCAGCAGTTTGCCAACGCCGCCAACCCCGAAGTCCACCGCCAGACAACGGCCGAGGAGATCTGGGAAGACACCGACGGCAAGGTTGACATCTTCGTGGCCGGTGTCGGCACCGGCGGTACCATCACCGGCGTCGGGCAGGTCCTGAAGAAGCGCAAGCCCGGTGTCCAGATTGTCGCCGTCGAGCCGAAGGACTCGGCCATCCTCAACGGCGGCTCCCCCGGACCGCACAAGATCCAGGGCCTGGGCGCCAACTTTGTCCCCGAAGTGCTGGATACCGACATCTACGACGAAGTCATTGACGCTTCCGTTGAAGACTCGGTTGCCACAGCGCGTGCTTTGGGTGCCAAGGAAGGTATTCTCGGCGGAATCTCGTCCGGTGCAATCGTCTGGGCGGCCCTTGAGCTGGCCAAGCGGCCGGAAAACGCCGGTAAGCTGATTGTCGCCGTCGTCTGCGACTTCGGTGAGCGCTACATCTCCACGGTGCTCTACGACGATATCCGGGGCTGA